The DNA sequence GGGTTTTTTGGGAAATGGCGCCAAAAGCGAGCCTTCGGAGCGGATTTCCAAGGATGGCAAAACATAAGTCTGAGCCACAAGCGACAGGCAGGCAAACAAGAATAGCGGAAATAATAAAATCTTACGCATAATCTGCCTTTAGTTTTCCTGAAGCAGGGTTTCGAGATGCGAAAGCTGTTCGGAATCCAGCAGTGGACTGTATTCTGCCAAAGCCAGACGGGCTTCCTGGAGTTCATCCAAAGCGATGAGGCTCAAAACGCTGTAATAACAAGCCTGGGCGTGGACATCCGGAAATTCCTGCCAAAGCAGCCGGATTCTTTGAAAGGCTCTGCGAGCCGCGGCGGCTTCGCCTTTTTCCAAGAGAGCTTTACCCAGCCAGATTTCCGCGTGGGCGCGAATCCAGGGGTTGCTTTGGCTGTCCAAAAGTGAATCCGCCAAAGCGCTGGCTTCGTCCAGGTTTCCCGTTTCAAACAGATAACCCAACCGCTGAAGATGTGACTGAGGATGAAGCTCCTGCCATTCCGCTCCCAACTCCCACAGATTGGGGAAATCCAACCAATGGTTTTGGGCTGAAAGGTCAAGCAAACTAAGCCAGATACCAGCCTCAGGAGCCATCTGGAAGGCCTTCAAATAGCGTTCCTGCGCCAATTCGGTATCTCCAGCCATCTCTGCCAGTTCCGCCCATTGTATCATCAATTCCTGGCTGGGAGCGCGTTCATGGATTTCGATGGCCAGGCTGTCCGCTTCCTCAAGTCGGTTCAAACGCATGAGTGATTCCAAAAGCAGGCGGTCGAATTCATTTTGTCTTTGCGATGGCAGGTCCAAGCTTTGGCGGAATTGAGAAGCTTCCCGCAGAAGCTCCGCCCAAAGTTCGGCATTGGCATAAAGCTTCACCAGGATATATTCCAGCTCAAACTTGATATAATCGCTTTTGAAGCTGTCGATGAGTTGCGAGATTTCCTCGATGTGGTCATATCCCGTCAATTTGCGGGAACTGGTCTCGATTCCGGTGAAAACCTCAGCCAAGAGAGGCATATCTTCATCCGCCACAAAGGTGTTGGAAGTGAAGCGTCTGAGGATATTCAACCAGCCGGAAAGCGATTCGCCATAGCGCCCCAGGTTAAAATTCGTCACCGCGATATCCGCCAAAACATTCAGGAACAGCTCGGAATCCGGAAATTCATCCAGCCAACGGTCATAGATTTCCAAAGCGCGAAGCCACTGCTTCCCCTGAGCGGCGGATTTTGCTGCCTGATAGAGGTAGATATCGGCGTTCTCTCCGCTGTCTGCCAGTTCCAAAAACACCTGCGAGGCCTCACCGTGTCTGCCCATGTGATATAATGTATAGGCCTCATAAGACCTGGCCTCAGTATTTTGCTGCGGAGTTGATGAAATTGAGCGCGCCTCGGAAAAGAGTTTCAACGCCTGCTCGAAATCCTTTTTGGAAAAAGCTATTCCAGCCCTGAGGAGAGCCGTTTCAAAATCCTCATCAAGCTCCGGATTCTCTTCCAAAATCGCCTCAGCGCCAGCGATATCCCTGTCAAAATAATGCGCCTGAGCCAAGCGCAAGCTCAGAACAGCCTGATTCTCCTCGCTGGGAACCACATCCTGATAAAGCTCGATGGCCCTCTTGTATTCCGAGGCGTAAAAATGGATTTCCGCCAGGGCGAAGCGAGCCTGGTTTGCAAACGGCGAATCCGGATAATCCCTTAAAAGCCTTTGATAGTTCAGTTTGGCAAGCTCCGGCTCCTCAGGTGAGTTTTTCGCCAGATAATAAAAAGCTTGGTCACGGTAGATTCCCTGGGGATGGCTGTTCAGATAGCGGTTGGAGGTCTCAACGCAAAGCTTTGTTTGTCCCAAAGCGTCATAACAGCGGGCGCCAAGAATCTGGTTTTTCTCCGCAATGGCGACGGGTAAAATATGGTTTGACGCCTCGATAAAGGCTTTCAGCGCGCCCAGATAATCCCCAGCGTTAAAACGGAATTGCCCCAAAATATGCAGCGCTTCACCCCGTTTATCCTGTCTTTTATCCAGATAATCCTGAAGCTGATGGATGGCAGATTCCGGGTTTTTCTCATAGATGATTTTAAGCCGCTCAAAATAGGAAAGAACAGCCAAATCCGGGTCGGAAGAAATTTGGATAAAGCGGAAAATGGAATCCGCAGCGCCCAGATTTCCGTCCTGTTCCAAAAGCAAAGCGTGATAGAAAAGCCCGATTTCACCAGAGTCCTCCAGATTATCCATCACCAGCCTGGCGCTGTCATAATCATGGATTAAAAGCGCTTTACGCGTCCTCAACAAGCCAAAAACCGGGGTGTTTGTGAACAATGCATCCAAAGAATCCAGATGAGTTTCAAAATCCTCATAGCGACCCTCGGTAAGAAGCCGGTCCAGCCAGGCTCCGTGATAATCTTCCCAATCCGGGTCCCCGGTGGAAAGCGAATCCAGAATCGCCGTGGCGGTTTCATCCCGTCCCAAAGCCAAAAGAACCTTGTAATAATCGAACCTCGCTTCCTCCGCGTCGATGGCGAGGGCTTTTTGATATTCCTCAGCGGCGCTGAACCATAGTTCCTGCATGGCTTTCACGCGCCCACGCCACAGTTTTGCCTGATATTCATACCAAGGGTGGGGCGCCAAAGTCTCCAAATCGTCCAAAAGCTCCAACGCCGTGGGGAAGAGGCTTTGATGATATTTCACGATGGCGAAGTTTAACAAGATATCGGGCAAAATTGCGGGATGAACATCCCGGGAAAGCAATTCCTCATAAATCAGCCCACTTTGGTCGATATCGCCCTTGCG is a window from the Candidatus Cloacimonadota bacterium genome containing:
- a CDS encoding tetratricopeptide repeat protein; its protein translation is MGSSKFFTHKPHRRLGNLFPAVLTLVFALFIFGGLWGQSIRETDEFNYITELFYSPDADSEELWEEIEAFSNRWPDSPYDEFISYMKANMALRKGDIDQSGLIYEELLSRDVHPAILPDILLNFAIVKYHQSLFPTALELLDDLETLAPHPWYEYQAKLWRGRVKAMQELWFSAAEEYQKALAIDAEEARFDYYKVLLALGRDETATAILDSLSTGDPDWEDYHGAWLDRLLTEGRYEDFETHLDSLDALFTNTPVFGLLRTRKALLIHDYDSARLVMDNLEDSGEIGLFYHALLLEQDGNLGAADSIFRFIQISSDPDLAVLSYFERLKIIYEKNPESAIHQLQDYLDKRQDKRGEALHILGQFRFNAGDYLGALKAFIEASNHILPVAIAEKNQILGARCYDALGQTKLCVETSNRYLNSHPQGIYRDQAFYYLAKNSPEEPELAKLNYQRLLRDYPDSPFANQARFALAEIHFYASEYKRAIELYQDVVPSEENQAVLSLRLAQAHYFDRDIAGAEAILEENPELDEDFETALLRAGIAFSKKDFEQALKLFSEARSISSTPQQNTEARSYEAYTLYHMGRHGEASQVFLELADSGENADIYLYQAAKSAAQGKQWLRALEIYDRWLDEFPDSELFLNVLADIAVTNFNLGRYGESLSGWLNILRRFTSNTFVADEDMPLLAEVFTGIETSSRKLTGYDHIEEISQLIDSFKSDYIKFELEYILVKLYANAELWAELLREASQFRQSLDLPSQRQNEFDRLLLESLMRLNRLEEADSLAIEIHERAPSQELMIQWAELAEMAGDTELAQERYLKAFQMAPEAGIWLSLLDLSAQNHWLDFPNLWELGAEWQELHPQSHLQRLGYLFETGNLDEASALADSLLDSQSNPWIRAHAEIWLGKALLEKGEAAAARRAFQRIRLLWQEFPDVHAQACYYSVLSLIALDELQEARLALAEYSPLLDSEQLSHLETLLQEN